One Brevibacillus choshinensis genomic window carries:
- a CDS encoding EthD family reductase: protein MVKLVAIYRKPEDIEAFDKHYNEVHAPLVEKMPGLIKLEVSRIYGTPMGESDLHLIAEMYFESKEALLEALSSPEGRAAGKDLRGFAGQVVSMHFAEVV from the coding sequence ATGGTGAAATTGGTGGCAATCTATCGCAAACCTGAGGATATCGAGGCATTTGACAAGCATTACAACGAAGTTCATGCCCCGTTAGTCGAGAAAATGCCAGGCTTGATCAAATTGGAAGTTAGCAGAATATACGGAACACCGATGGGAGAAAGCGATCTGCATCTGATTGCTGAAATGTACTTCGAATCCAAAGAGGCATTATTGGAAGCGTTGTCATCGCCGGAAGGACGTGCGGCAGGGAAAGACCTCCGCGGCTTTGCAGGTCAAGTGGTCTCCATGCACTTTGCCGAAGTGGTATAA
- the ctaD gene encoding cytochrome c oxidase subunit I, which translates to MSAHASHAPKRSGLWDWLTTVDHKKIAILYLIAGGIFFLAGGFEALLIRLQLMYPESSVVGAKTFNELITMHGTTMIFLAAMPIIFALMNAVVPLQIGARDVAFPFVNSLGFWLFFFGGVLLNTSWFLGGAPDAGWTSYTTLALNQFSGHGVDFYVLGLQIAGIGTLIGGINFLVTIINMRAPGMTFMRMPMFTWSAFVTSGLILFAFPAITVGLVLLMFDRLFGGNFFNPDAGGNVVIWEHLFWIFGHPEVYILILPAFGVISEVISTFARKRLFGYSSMVFATALIGFLGFMVWAHHMFTTGLGAIANTLFGLATMLIAVPTGIKIFNWLLTMWGGQIRFTSANLWAVGFIPTFTIGGMTGVMLAIPPADYQYHDSYFVVAHFHYVIVGGLIFGLFAGLHYWWPKMFGKMLNETLGKWNFWTFFIGFHLTFFPQHFLGLMGMPRRVFTYLKDQNLDFGNFISTIGAFGMTIGTILFVVNIIVTANSSKRAPADPWDGRTLEWSIPSPPPEYNFAQTPLVRGLDAFWIEKVAGNKGMTPAEPLGDIHMPSPSFLPFMMSVGLFIAGYGFMYHNYVVVVIGLLVTFACMFLRSVNDDPGYHIHEDEIEEVKA; encoded by the coding sequence GTGTCTGCACATGCTTCTCACGCACCAAAGCGCTCAGGGCTGTGGGATTGGCTCACGACAGTTGACCATAAGAAAATCGCGATCCTGTACTTGATTGCTGGTGGAATTTTCTTCCTGGCTGGCGGTTTCGAGGCCCTGTTGATTCGTTTGCAGTTGATGTATCCTGAGTCTTCTGTGGTTGGTGCCAAGACGTTTAACGAACTGATCACCATGCACGGAACGACGATGATCTTCCTCGCTGCGATGCCGATCATCTTTGCTCTTATGAACGCAGTAGTTCCTCTTCAAATCGGTGCTCGCGACGTAGCGTTCCCGTTTGTGAACTCTCTTGGTTTCTGGCTCTTCTTCTTCGGGGGAGTGCTGCTGAATACCAGCTGGTTCCTGGGTGGAGCACCTGATGCTGGTTGGACATCTTATACAACTTTGGCTTTGAACCAATTTAGCGGCCACGGCGTAGACTTCTACGTACTGGGTCTGCAGATCGCCGGTATCGGTACGCTGATTGGTGGTATCAACTTCCTGGTTACCATTATCAACATGCGTGCTCCAGGTATGACATTCATGCGCATGCCGATGTTCACCTGGTCCGCTTTTGTTACATCTGGTCTGATTCTCTTCGCATTCCCTGCGATTACAGTTGGTCTGGTTCTGTTGATGTTTGACCGTCTGTTCGGCGGTAACTTCTTCAATCCGGACGCAGGTGGTAACGTTGTCATTTGGGAACATCTCTTCTGGATCTTCGGTCACCCCGAAGTATACATCCTGATTCTCCCAGCTTTCGGCGTTATTTCCGAAGTTATTTCTACCTTTGCTAGAAAGCGCCTGTTCGGTTACAGCTCCATGGTATTCGCAACAGCGCTGATCGGTTTCCTCGGCTTCATGGTGTGGGCTCACCACATGTTCACAACAGGTTTGGGTGCAATCGCCAACACACTGTTCGGTCTGGCAACCATGTTGATTGCGGTACCGACAGGGATTAAGATCTTCAACTGGCTATTGACGATGTGGGGCGGTCAAATTCGTTTCACATCAGCAAACCTGTGGGCAGTAGGCTTCATTCCAACATTTACAATTGGTGGTATGACAGGGGTTATGCTCGCAATTCCGCCAGCTGACTACCAATACCACGATAGCTACTTCGTAGTTGCTCACTTCCACTACGTTATCGTAGGGGGTCTCATTTTCGGGCTCTTCGCGGGTCTGCACTACTGGTGGCCAAAAATGTTCGGGAAAATGCTCAATGAAACATTGGGAAAATGGAACTTCTGGACTTTCTTCATCGGTTTCCATTTGACATTCTTCCCGCAACACTTCCTGGGTCTGATGGGGATGCCGCGTCGTGTCTTCACTTACCTCAAGGATCAAAACCTCGATTTTGGTAACTTTATCAGTACCATTGGTGCATTCGGTATGACGATCGGTACCATCCTTTTCGTGGTAAACATTATCGTTACAGCAAACAGCTCCAAACGTGCTCCTGCGGATCCGTGGGATGGACGTACACTGGAATGGTCGATTCCATCGCCACCGCCAGAGTACAACTTTGCACAGACTCCACTGGTTCGCGGTTTGGATGCATTCTGGATCGAGAAGGTGGCTGGAAACAAAGGCATGACGCCTGCTGAACCACTTGGCGATATCCATATGCCATCTCCATCGTTCCTGCCTTTCATGATGTCGGTTGGTTTGTTCATCGCAGGTTACGGTTTCATGTACCACAACTACGTGGTAGTCGTGATCGGTTTGCTGGTGACATTCGCCTGCATGTTCCTGCGTTCGGTAAATGACGATCCTGGATATCATATTCATGAGGACGAAATCGAGGAGGTGAAGGCGTAA
- the coxB gene encoding cytochrome c oxidase subunit II has translation MKGWQQFWRQLSVFGLLALALTGCGREELSTLQPSGPVAAMQFDLMKLSSAIMIGVFIVVMLIFTYVLIRYRKRPGQQGIPKQVEGNHALEILWTVIPFLLLIVMAVPTVTTGFELHKTYPKEEALQVKVTAHQFWWEFEYPDLGVATAQDLVLPVGKKVQFTVTSADVMHAFWIPALGGKIDTNPGQENKIWLQADKTGIFYGKCAELCGASHALMDFKVEVMDQAAFDSWSKGMKGVQAAEPVAASAASAAQGQEIFNKSCLGCHAVAGKGGKMGPNLTNFADRERVAGILAHTPENVAEWLKDPQKVKPGNNMPNLNLDDAQTKALVDYLQTLSVK, from the coding sequence ATGAAGGGTTGGCAACAGTTTTGGCGTCAGCTTTCAGTGTTTGGTCTTCTGGCGCTGGCATTAACCGGTTGTGGCAGAGAAGAGCTCTCCACGCTCCAGCCATCCGGTCCGGTTGCAGCGATGCAGTTTGACCTGATGAAGCTGTCCTCCGCTATCATGATCGGCGTTTTTATTGTCGTTATGCTGATCTTCACGTACGTCCTTATCCGATACCGTAAGCGTCCGGGACAGCAGGGAATTCCGAAACAGGTGGAAGGCAATCATGCACTCGAAATTCTTTGGACAGTAATTCCATTCCTGCTTCTGATCGTTATGGCGGTCCCTACCGTTACGACCGGTTTCGAGCTTCACAAGACGTATCCAAAAGAGGAAGCGCTTCAAGTGAAAGTAACGGCGCATCAGTTCTGGTGGGAATTTGAATATCCAGACCTCGGTGTAGCTACCGCGCAAGACCTGGTTCTGCCAGTAGGGAAGAAAGTGCAATTTACCGTAACATCAGCTGACGTGATGCACGCATTCTGGATTCCTGCTCTGGGCGGTAAAATCGATACCAACCCGGGTCAGGAAAACAAAATCTGGCTGCAAGCTGATAAAACAGGCATTTTCTACGGAAAATGTGCGGAGCTCTGTGGAGCGTCCCATGCCTTGATGGACTTCAAGGTGGAAGTAATGGATCAAGCTGCATTTGACAGCTGGTCAAAAGGCATGAAGGGCGTTCAAGCTGCTGAGCCAGTTGCTGCTAGCGCTGCAAGTGCTGCTCAAGGTCAAGAAATCTTCAACAAGAGCTGCCTCGGATGCCATGCTGTAGCTGGTAAAGGCGGTAAAATGGGTCCTAACCTGACCAACTTTGCTGATCGTGAGCGTGTAGCGGGTATTCTTGCCCACACACCTGAGAACGTTGCAGAGTGGCTGAAAGATCCGCAAAAGGTGAAGCCAGGCAACAACATGCCAAACCTGAACCTGGATGATGCGCAAACGAAGGCGCTCGTGGATTATTTGCAAACACTCAGCGTGAAGTAA
- a CDS encoding DMT family transporter — MRAIILGVVASLFFASTFVLNRAMELSGGSWLYSASLRYLFMIPFLWVIVGLRGKLLPLWTEMKAHPWQWALWSFVGFGLFYAPLCFAAIYSPGWLIAGTWQITIIAGSLLVPLFGQKIPYKGLLFSLLILAGVALMQLHEAGAVGGKEVLFGIVPIVIAAFAYPLGNRKMMALTQGRIDAYQRVLGMTLASLPFWLLLGIWAMVTEGPPSGSQTMQSLLVALASGIVATVLFFQATDLAKGNAQQLAVVEATQAGEVVFAVILEMIFLSVPLPGIWSSAGMLLVIVGMVLHSYVSGKPVQKKRSAA, encoded by the coding sequence ATGAGGGCAATCATATTGGGGGTTGTGGCATCGCTCTTCTTTGCCTCGACCTTTGTGTTGAACAGGGCGATGGAGCTATCAGGCGGCAGCTGGCTATACAGCGCATCCTTGCGTTATTTGTTCATGATTCCCTTCTTGTGGGTAATCGTAGGACTTCGAGGGAAGCTTTTGCCGCTCTGGACGGAGATGAAGGCTCATCCGTGGCAATGGGCATTGTGGAGCTTCGTAGGCTTTGGTTTGTTCTACGCTCCGCTCTGTTTTGCAGCAATCTACAGTCCCGGCTGGCTGATAGCAGGAACGTGGCAGATCACGATTATTGCCGGCTCGTTGCTCGTACCGCTCTTCGGTCAGAAAATTCCGTACAAGGGGCTTCTCTTTTCCTTGCTGATCTTGGCGGGAGTAGCCTTGATGCAGCTGCACGAAGCAGGAGCAGTCGGGGGAAAAGAGGTCTTGTTTGGCATCGTTCCCATCGTAATCGCGGCCTTTGCATACCCGTTGGGAAATCGGAAAATGATGGCTCTCACACAAGGAAGGATCGATGCCTACCAGCGTGTGCTCGGAATGACCTTGGCAAGCTTGCCTTTTTGGCTGCTGCTCGGCATCTGGGCGATGGTGACAGAGGGACCGCCCAGCGGCAGCCAGACGATGCAATCGCTGCTGGTCGCGCTCGCTTCCGGGATTGTCGCAACCGTGCTTTTCTTCCAAGCGACAGATTTGGCGAAAGGAAATGCCCAGCAGCTGGCTGTGGTTGAGGCCACACAGGCAGGGGAGGTCGTCTTCGCCGTCATTCTCGAAATGATCTTCCTCTCTGTGCCGCTGCCGGGTATCTGGTCAAGTGCAGGGATGCTCCTGGTGATCGTCGGTATGGTCCTGCACAGCTATGTATCGGGAAAGCCGGTTCAGAAAAAACGCTCCGCCGCATAG
- a CDS encoding SurA N-terminal domain-containing protein: MKKFDVSILSASILLVGLVVLGVYQAGQKDLDPTLVKAGDTSITQYQLYDEMKNLYGKQMVNELVAQSLIKQEAKLQNISVTKEDLDKEVNAMKQQIGSDQAFHDYLSSMGMNEQKLREKMEVLLTRDKLLDKAFPVTEEQIQKYYEANKAQMGSPAPALDKVHDQIESVLADQNRSEHYGQWMETIEKNHKVEWYDPTFAEEAQGDNAQAPAETDVK, translated from the coding sequence GTGAAGAAGTTTGATGTTTCCATTCTCTCGGCATCCATCCTGTTGGTTGGACTAGTTGTACTGGGAGTGTACCAGGCAGGTCAAAAGGACCTCGATCCAACCCTGGTCAAAGCAGGGGATACCTCCATTACGCAGTACCAGCTGTATGATGAGATGAAAAATCTCTACGGAAAACAGATGGTCAATGAACTTGTCGCCCAATCATTAATCAAGCAGGAAGCAAAACTGCAAAATATATCGGTCACCAAGGAAGATCTGGACAAAGAAGTGAATGCGATGAAGCAGCAGATTGGCTCGGATCAAGCCTTCCATGATTATTTGAGCAGCATGGGGATGAACGAGCAAAAGCTGCGTGAAAAGATGGAAGTGCTGCTGACACGGGACAAATTGCTCGATAAGGCTTTCCCGGTCACAGAGGAGCAAATTCAGAAGTATTACGAAGCGAATAAAGCTCAGATGGGTTCGCCTGCTCCGGCACTGGATAAGGTACACGATCAGATCGAATCGGTTCTGGCGGATCAGAATCGCAGCGAACACTATGGACAATGGATGGAAACCATAGAAAAGAATCACAAGGTAGAATGGTATGATCCGACATTCGCAGAGGAAGCACAGGGCGACAATGCCCAGGCACCGGCGGAGACGGACGTGAAATAG
- a CDS encoding cytochrome (ubi)quinol oxidase subunit III encodes MATHHANAVLPDEPEKATLEGKNKLLGFWLFLGGETVLFGSLFATFIALRDQANGGPTSQELFDMPLVAAATLLLLTSSMTAVMATLALHKKNLKQIQVWLTITVILGLGFLGLEIYEFMHYVHEGHKISTSAFGSSFYTLVGFHGGHVAFGILWIILLQVSATKKGLTVVTAPKFYLASLYWHFIDVVWVFIFTVVYLMGMIGGKVG; translated from the coding sequence ATGGCTACACATCACGCAAATGCAGTTTTGCCTGATGAACCGGAAAAAGCCACCCTTGAAGGCAAGAATAAGCTTCTTGGCTTCTGGCTCTTCCTCGGTGGGGAGACTGTACTCTTCGGTTCCTTGTTTGCAACATTCATTGCGCTTCGCGACCAGGCAAACGGCGGTCCTACTTCGCAAGAACTGTTCGACATGCCGCTGGTTGCAGCAGCTACTTTGCTTCTGTTGACAAGTTCCATGACTGCGGTTATGGCTACACTGGCTCTGCACAAGAAAAACCTGAAGCAGATTCAAGTATGGCTGACCATCACGGTTATTCTCGGTCTCGGATTCTTGGGCTTGGAGATTTACGAGTTCATGCATTACGTGCACGAAGGACATAAAATCTCGACGAGTGCGTTCGGTTCCTCTTTCTATACCCTTGTCGGATTCCACGGTGGTCACGTAGCGTTCGGGATCCTCTGGATTATCCTTCTGCAAGTGTCGGCAACGAAAAAAGGCCTGACGGTGGTAACCGCTCCGAAGTTTTACCTGGCATCCCTGTACTGGCACTTTATCGACGTCGTTTGGGTATTCATCTTTACCGTGGTATATCTCATGGGTATGATCGGTGGAAAGGTGGGATAA
- a CDS encoding PaaI family thioesterase — protein MTEDIRNRFNDYLGIEVIHRDEHGCKVALKIRPELFNSIEGVVHGGVTSTLADVAMGHGAAPHIDGVQQCVTVESKIQYLYPAKGELLEAQSTVLKSGKTLIIMEARVTCDGKLVAVATGTYARTKKS, from the coding sequence ATGACTGAAGATATCCGAAATCGGTTCAACGACTACCTGGGAATAGAAGTCATCCATCGAGATGAGCATGGGTGCAAGGTCGCTCTGAAAATCCGCCCTGAATTGTTCAACAGCATCGAAGGAGTCGTGCATGGCGGCGTGACTTCCACGCTGGCTGATGTAGCGATGGGACATGGGGCGGCACCTCATATCGACGGTGTGCAGCAATGCGTCACGGTAGAGAGCAAGATCCAATATTTGTACCCGGCAAAAGGTGAGCTGCTCGAGGCGCAGTCCACCGTGCTGAAATCGGGCAAAACCTTGATCATCATGGAAGCCCGTGTCACTTGCGATGGCAAGCTCGTAGCAGTAGCGACCGGCACCTACGCACGGACGAAGAAGTCGTAA
- the paaK gene encoding phenylacetate--CoA ligase PaaK — MIFNVEMETLSKEKKAELQLKRLQETVARVYERVPFHRNAFDEAGVKPQDIQSMEDIQKLPFMKKTHLRENYPFNLFAVDMKEVSRIHGSSGTKGKPTVVGYTKNDLDNWAEIVARAICCAGGEPGDIFHNAYGYGLFTGGLGLHNGIERMGAVAVPVSGGNTPRQITLIEDFKPRGLSATPSYVLNIVEEMKKQGINPRETSIKYGIFGAEPWSEEMRVQLEEALDIKAVDIYGLSEVMGPGVSIECHEAQNGLHIAEDHFYAEIIDPNTGEVLPYGQEGELVFTSLTKEAFPVIRYRTGDIASLNPEPCKCGRTTMRMSRIKGRVDDMLIIRGVNVFPTEIEAVLLTFKQLAPHYQVVIERDGALDRFEVHCELTPEYLNEIGSVDSPALSALVKEIGHMIKCSLGVSVVVRFLPPNSLVRSESKAIRVVDNRNKAQAAI, encoded by the coding sequence ATGATTTTTAACGTGGAAATGGAAACGCTGTCAAAAGAGAAAAAGGCAGAATTGCAACTGAAACGTCTGCAAGAAACCGTAGCACGTGTATATGAACGAGTCCCCTTTCATAGAAATGCGTTTGATGAAGCTGGAGTGAAGCCGCAAGACATTCAGAGCATGGAGGATATCCAAAAGCTGCCTTTCATGAAGAAAACGCATCTGCGTGAGAACTATCCTTTCAATCTGTTCGCAGTGGATATGAAGGAAGTATCGCGGATTCATGGTTCTTCAGGAACGAAAGGCAAGCCAACGGTAGTGGGATACACCAAAAATGACCTGGACAACTGGGCAGAAATCGTAGCGCGTGCCATCTGCTGTGCAGGCGGCGAGCCGGGCGACATTTTTCACAATGCCTATGGCTATGGACTCTTTACCGGTGGATTGGGCCTGCACAATGGAATCGAGCGCATGGGTGCAGTAGCTGTCCCTGTTTCTGGCGGGAACACTCCGCGCCAAATCACGCTGATTGAGGATTTCAAGCCACGTGGTCTGTCCGCAACTCCTTCTTATGTTCTCAATATCGTCGAAGAAATGAAAAAGCAAGGGATCAATCCTAGAGAGACGAGCATCAAGTACGGTATTTTCGGAGCCGAGCCATGGTCTGAGGAAATGCGTGTGCAATTGGAAGAGGCACTCGACATTAAAGCCGTGGACATTTACGGTCTGAGCGAAGTCATGGGACCAGGCGTATCGATTGAGTGCCATGAAGCGCAGAATGGCTTGCACATTGCTGAAGACCATTTCTACGCGGAAATCATCGATCCAAATACTGGCGAAGTGCTTCCGTACGGCCAGGAAGGCGAGCTCGTGTTTACCTCCCTGACAAAAGAGGCGTTCCCGGTGATTCGCTATCGCACAGGGGATATCGCTTCCCTCAATCCAGAGCCTTGCAAGTGCGGCCGCACCACCATGCGCATGTCCCGCATCAAAGGCCGCGTAGACGATATGCTGATCATCCGCGGGGTCAATGTATTCCCCACGGAAATCGAAGCCGTCCTCCTCACTTTCAAGCAATTGGCGCCGCATTACCAGGTGGTCATCGAACGTGATGGAGCCCTCGACCGTTTTGAGGTTCACTGTGAATTGACACCTGAATATCTGAATGAGATTGGGTCTGTGGACAGTCCGGCCTTGTCCGCGCTGGTCAAAGAAATCGGTCATATGATCAAATGCTCGCTGGGAGTATCGGTGGTCGTGCGATTCCTGCCGCCTAATTCCCTCGTCAGAAGCGAGAGCAAAGCGATTCGTGTCGTCGACAACCGCAATAAAGCACAAGCTGCCATCTAA
- a CDS encoding enoyl-CoA hydratase-related protein, with amino-acid sequence MSYEYITTGREDGVGIVTLNRPKILNALNLQLIDELVAELELLDKDPDIRTILLTGNDKAFAAGADINEMAEASAIDIMKRNQFAVWDRISLISKPIIGAVSGFALGGGCELMMNCDIVIASESAVIGQPEIKLGVMPGAGGTQRLVRAVGLRKAMEMLLTGDPITAKEALRYGLVNRVVPVEAYYQEALKLAKQIAGQPPLAVQVIKKAAYKADDLPLQEGLDYERNGFYLLLASEDRKEGMQAFLEKRRPRFTGN; translated from the coding sequence GTGTCTTATGAGTACATCACCACTGGCCGCGAAGATGGGGTCGGTATTGTCACGCTCAATCGACCGAAAATTCTCAATGCGTTGAATTTACAGCTGATCGATGAGCTCGTCGCAGAGTTGGAGCTGCTGGACAAGGATCCGGACATCCGGACGATTCTCCTCACGGGAAATGACAAGGCGTTCGCTGCCGGGGCAGATATCAATGAAATGGCCGAGGCATCGGCGATCGACATCATGAAGCGAAATCAGTTTGCCGTGTGGGATCGCATCTCGCTCATCTCCAAGCCGATCATCGGAGCCGTCAGCGGTTTTGCGCTTGGCGGAGGCTGTGAGCTGATGATGAACTGCGATATCGTCATCGCGTCGGAGTCGGCTGTCATCGGTCAACCGGAAATCAAGCTCGGGGTGATGCCGGGAGCGGGTGGCACGCAGCGCTTGGTACGTGCAGTGGGACTGCGCAAGGCCATGGAAATGCTGCTCACGGGTGATCCGATCACGGCGAAGGAAGCGCTGCGCTACGGTCTCGTGAACCGGGTCGTGCCTGTGGAAGCGTACTATCAGGAAGCCCTCAAGCTGGCCAAGCAAATCGCGGGACAACCGCCGCTCGCGGTGCAGGTCATCAAAAAAGCGGCATACAAGGCGGACGATCTGCCCCTGCAGGAAGGTTTGGATTACGAGCGAAACGGCTTTTACCTGCTTCTCGCAAGTGAGGATCGCAAAGAAGGCATGCAGGCTTTTTTGGAGAAGCGCAGACCCCGGTTTACGGGTAACTAG
- a CDS encoding oxidoreductase, producing the protein MQKRPIALVTGASSGFGMYASCALVKTGYTVIASMRDVSKRGPLDKIAKMHIAAEHMEVISLDVTSPQQIEESITGVISRHGQIDLLVNNAGYACGGFAEELPSAEWRKQFDVNVFGLIDVTRAVLPYMREQRRGRIINISSISGRFGFPGLGPYAASKHAVEGFSESLRLELLPFGIHVMLIEPGSYRTSIWEKGLQQTALSSSSPYALQMQKLLASVEQILQQAPEPDEVIAAIVQAATAPKPRLRYPVGRGVRLTIAAKNLLPWKWIEAIVAKKMS; encoded by the coding sequence ATGCAAAAAAGGCCTATAGCACTAGTTACTGGTGCCTCCAGCGGGTTTGGTATGTACGCTTCTTGCGCATTAGTCAAGACCGGGTATACGGTAATTGCATCCATGCGAGATGTGTCGAAGAGAGGACCCCTTGACAAAATCGCAAAAATGCATATAGCAGCAGAACATATGGAAGTGATTTCCCTGGATGTTACTTCTCCACAGCAAATCGAAGAGTCCATCACAGGGGTGATCTCTCGCCACGGACAGATCGATTTGCTGGTCAATAATGCAGGGTATGCCTGCGGAGGCTTTGCGGAAGAGCTGCCCTCCGCGGAATGGCGCAAGCAGTTCGATGTCAATGTTTTCGGCCTCATCGATGTCACGCGTGCTGTACTGCCCTATATGAGAGAGCAGCGGCGCGGCAGGATCATCAACATCAGCAGCATCAGCGGACGCTTTGGCTTCCCAGGACTTGGCCCCTACGCTGCTTCCAAGCACGCGGTAGAAGGCTTCAGTGAATCCCTGCGGCTTGAGCTCCTGCCCTTTGGCATTCATGTCATGCTCATTGAGCCAGGATCGTACCGCACCTCCATTTGGGAAAAGGGACTGCAGCAAACTGCCCTCTCCTCCTCTTCTCCATACGCCTTGCAAATGCAGAAGCTGCTGGCATCCGTCGAGCAAATCCTTCAGCAAGCACCGGAGCCAGATGAGGTGATCGCTGCCATCGTTCAAGCGGCGACCGCGCCAAAGCCACGCCTTCGCTACCCTGTGGGCCGCGGCGTCAGGCTGACGATCGCAGCCAAGAACCTTTTGCCTTGGAAGTGGATCGAAGCGATCGTCGCCAAAAAAATGAGCTAG
- a CDS encoding cytochrome C oxidase subunit IV family protein, protein MGAHTEEVRKPKVKHDSPKRHLVAFIGSLVLTALAFIAVAYEVIPVGFTVPFIVVLAFIQALFQLFVWMHMDQKGHEFARISIFAGLFVILLAIIVFVYWVWI, encoded by the coding sequence ATGGGAGCACATACTGAAGAAGTGCGCAAGCCTAAAGTGAAGCACGACAGTCCGAAACGGCATCTCGTTGCGTTCATCGGTTCCCTCGTACTGACTGCGCTGGCGTTTATCGCAGTGGCTTACGAAGTGATTCCAGTCGGCTTTACCGTACCATTCATCGTGGTTCTGGCTTTCATTCAAGCCTTATTCCAGCTCTTTGTCTGGATGCACATGGACCAAAAGGGTCACGAATTTGCACGAATCAGCATCTTTGCAGGACTGTTTGTTATCCTGCTGGCGATCATCGTGTTCGTATACTGGGTTTGGATTTAG
- a CDS encoding enoyl-CoA hydratase-related protein — translation MNQETVRFEQDGHIGVITLNRLDELNALNYDTLDRLGEIIEEVRLNSKEIRVVLVKAEGRAFCAGADLKERRTLTEQQVRRNVRKIRDVFTALERLPQPTIALINGFAFGGGFELALACDFRYAVADAKMGLTEVSLGIIPGAGGTQRLSRLIGPSKAKELILTARRITAADAYELGFVNGVADDLKELNERGWGLAQEILANAPLAVYQAKSAIDRGSSVDLQTGLDLETMCYEVIIPTKDRLEALEAFREKRKPEFKGE, via the coding sequence ATGAATCAGGAAACCGTGCGCTTCGAACAGGACGGACACATCGGGGTCATCACGCTCAATCGTCTGGATGAGCTGAACGCATTAAACTACGATACATTGGATCGCCTGGGTGAGATCATCGAGGAGGTTCGCCTGAATTCCAAAGAGATTCGGGTCGTGTTGGTAAAAGCAGAAGGCCGCGCATTCTGTGCAGGAGCAGACCTGAAGGAGCGCCGGACGCTGACGGAGCAGCAGGTACGACGCAATGTGCGTAAGATTCGAGATGTGTTTACGGCCTTGGAAAGACTCCCGCAGCCGACGATTGCCCTGATCAATGGGTTTGCATTCGGCGGAGGATTCGAGCTGGCGCTGGCCTGTGATTTCCGCTATGCGGTGGCCGATGCCAAGATGGGACTTACCGAAGTGAGCCTGGGCATCATACCAGGAGCAGGCGGTACGCAGCGGTTGTCCAGGCTGATCGGGCCTTCCAAAGCCAAGGAACTGATTTTGACGGCTCGCCGCATCACTGCTGCTGACGCATACGAGCTCGGTTTTGTAAATGGCGTGGCAGACGACCTCAAAGAGCTGAATGAGCGGGGGTGGGGCTTGGCGCAGGAGATTCTCGCCAACGCACCGTTGGCCGTATACCAGGCAAAATCAGCAATTGACCGCGGGTCCAGCGTAGACCTGCAAACCGGACTTGATCTGGAAACGATGTGCTATGAAGTGATTATTCCGACCAAAGACCGTCTGGAAGCTCTCGAAGCTTTTCGAGAAAAGCGCAAACCTGAGTTTAAAGGCGAATAA
- the paaI gene encoding hydroxyphenylacetyl-CoA thioesterase PaaI, with the protein MSAKPFVDESKLHRERYDEICERLVNDRYAQFLGIKLIELGEGTATAELTVQDHMLNAHGTAHGAVIFSLADFVFAAACNSYGKTSVALSMNIGFLAAGFKGNRLVATATEEKKNNRTAWYRIRVESENELIATLDALAYRKNEYFVSTEDEAQPN; encoded by the coding sequence ATGAGCGCGAAACCGTTTGTTGACGAGAGCAAGCTTCACCGGGAACGATACGACGAGATCTGTGAAAGGCTGGTAAATGACCGGTACGCACAATTTCTCGGGATCAAGCTGATAGAATTAGGGGAAGGGACAGCAACCGCAGAGCTGACTGTCCAAGACCATATGCTAAATGCCCACGGAACGGCACATGGAGCGGTGATCTTCTCGCTGGCCGACTTCGTATTTGCCGCAGCCTGCAATTCTTACGGCAAGACCTCTGTTGCGTTGTCGATGAATATCGGCTTTTTGGCAGCAGGCTTCAAAGGCAATCGACTCGTCGCGACGGCAACAGAGGAGAAGAAAAACAATCGTACGGCTTGGTACCGCATCCGCGTCGAAAGCGAAAACGAGTTGATCGCCACACTGGATGCACTGGCGTATCGCAAAAATGAGTACTTCGTTTCTACGGAGGACGAAGCACAACCAAATTAG